Below is a genomic region from Catenuloplanes atrovinosus.
CCCTGTTCGGCCCGCGTGTCCGTGCCCGCCGCGGTCCGCACCACATCCGCGTTCGCGACGCCCACGCCGGTGCCGGGCGCGACGGCCGGCTTGCGGTACTTCCTCGTCGTCATGCCGTGAACGCCATGGCGCACCGCCACCTGCCCTCTTCGGGGCACCGGCGGGCTCAGCCGCCGTCGAGCGGCGTCGCCTCCTCGTCGGACCACTCGATCGCGAGCGCGTCGAGCCACGGCTCGAACGGCTCCCCGATGCTGCCGAGCGACTCGTGCGAGTCCGCGGCCCGGCGGCCGGCCTCCTCGACGCGCGCGAGCGGCACACCGTACAGACTCGCCAGCCGCTCCCGGGCCGCCGGGCCGGCCAGCACCGCGCCGGGGTCGCCGGACGGCTCCGGCGCCGTGAGGGCGGGCACGCCGGTCAGCGACGGTTCGCCCTCGTCCGTGTAGGCCTCGCCGGTCTCCTCGTCCCGTGGGTAGATGTAGAACTGATAGGCGCGGCCACCGGGCGCCAGCGCCACCACCTCGCCGCCGAACTCGTCGTGGTCGAGCGCGAGGAACGCCCGGCGCGCCGGCCCGTCGTCGGTGACCAGTTCCGCGCAGAGCGGGGCCAGTTCCTCGTAGCCGGCGCCGACCGCCTGCAGTTCCAGCCGTGGCCCGTCCGGCGTTCGCGCCAGCGCGGCGAACGAGGTCTCACACCGCTCCCGCAGCGGCCGCAGCACCCGGTCGAGGTCCGCGCCGGGCACCAGGTCCAGCCACGCGGCGGCCATGAAGGTCGACATACCGCACAAGCCTAGTCAAGACATGAAGAAATAGACGGAAAACGGGTACGGGGGCGCGCCGTTCGGCGCCGCCCACGCCGGAGATCTCGACGCCGTGCGCCGGCCGCTCGGGCGGAGGCGGGACCGCATCCGGCATCGGCGTGGCCGACGTTCGGCGGCACCGCTCGCTACCGGCGCTCGGGCAGCGAGTCCCCCGGCCTGACCAGCCGATGCTGGTACGCGAAGACCACCAGCTGCGCCCGGTCGCGCACGTCCAGCTTCGCCATCGTGCGGTTGATGTGCGTCTTGACGGTCAGCGGCGACAGGTACAGCCGCTCGGCGATGGCGTCGTTGGACAGCCCGTGCGCCACCAACAGCAGGATCTCGTGCTCACGGTCGGTGAGCAGCGCCAGCTCCGGCAGTTGCCGCGCCGGCGGGAGGATGTGGTGGATCAACCGGCTGACCAGCCCGCTGGTGGCCCGGGGCGACAGCAGCGCCTCCCCCGCCGCCACCACCCGCACGGCGTTCACCAGGTCGCCGGGCGCCACGTTCTTGCCCAGGAACCCGCTCGCACCCGCCTGCAACGCGTAGATCACGTTGTCGTCGTCGTCGAACGTGGTCAGCACCACCACCCGTACGCCGGCGAGGCGCTCGTCCGCGCCGATCCGGCGGGTCGCCTCGATGCCGTCCACCTGGGGCATGCGGATGTCCATCAGCACCACGTCGACCCGGCCACTGTGGCACAGCTCGACCGCCTCCGCGCCGTCGGCGGCCTCACCGACCACCTCCAGGCCCGGCTCCGCGTCGATGATCATCCGGAATCCGGCACGGATGAGCGCCTGGTCGTCGGCGAGCAGAACGCGAATGGTCACGGCACCTCGGCAGCGGTGGGCGGGTTGGCGCGGTCGATCGTCTGATCGCCGGTGGGCAGGGCGGCACGGACTCGGAAGAGGCCGCCGGGGGCCGGTCCGGCCTCGATCGTGCCGTGCGCGGCGGCGGCCCGCTCGCGCATGCCGACCAGCCCGAACCCGGAACCGGGCCGGCCGCCGCCGCGCCCGGCCACGCGGTTCCTGACGTCGATACTCAGCGTGTCCGCGGCGTACTCCAGGTCGAGGGTGGCACCGCCGTCGCCGTGCCGGTGCGCGTTGGTCAACGCCTCCTGCACGATCCGGTACGCGGCCAGGTTCACCACCGCCGGCAGCGGCCGCGGCTCGCCGCGCTGCCGGAACCGCACCGGGAAACCGGTGTCGCGCAGCCCGGCCAGCAGTTCCGGCAGGCGGTCCACACCGGGCGCGGGCTCGGTGCTGCGCAGATCGTCCGGGTCGCGCAGCACGCTCACCACCGACTTGATCTCGTCCAGGACCGTGTCCGCGGCGGTACGGATGTGCCCGAGCACCGGCCACACCTTCTCCGGCTCGTTGCGCAGCACGTGCCCGGCCGCGCCGGCGTGGACGCTGATCACCGCGATGTGGTGGGCGACGACGTCGTGCAGTTCGCGGGCGATGCGCAGCCGCTCGTCCATCACCCGGCGGCGCGCCTCCACCTCCCGGGTCGCCTCCGCCTGCCGGGCCCGCTCGGTCACCTCCGCGACGTACGCCCGGCGCATCCGCACCGAATCGCCCCACACGGCGCCGCCGACGATGAGCGCGAACGCGGTGAACTGCTCGGTGTTCCACCAGTCCGTGACGTACGTCAGCGTGCCGGCGAGCATGATCGAGCTCCACAGCAGGAGGGCGAAGAACCAGGGCTGGCGGCGCGGGCTGTACAGCGCGGTGGCGTAGGTCAGCATGCCGGCGACGACGAACAGCCCGTCCGGCGGCCGGCTCACCACGACGGCGACCATGCTGAGCGCGGCGGCGGCCAGCAGGATCTGCACCGGGTACCGGCGGCGGGCCAGCAGCAGCACGGCGCACAGCACCGAAGGCAGCATGCTCATCGGGTGCACCGCGGTGTAGCCGTTGAACAGCACGAACAGGACCCCGACGGTCGCCAGCACCAGATCGGTCAGCGGCCCCCGGTACCGGTCGAGGTACCGGGCTCGCCATCGACCACACATCGCCCGCACGATCACGACGGTAGTGCCGGCCGCGTCATTACCCCAGCCGCGGTACGCCGGAGCCTGCGCTCGCGGTATCCGCGGCCCGCGCCCGGACGACGCGCCACCCGGCCGCGCGACCGTAGCGTCGGACGCGGTTGGCACGTCGACACACAGATAGGCGGAAACGATGTCTGGTCCTACCCGTCGTGGGTTCATCGCCGGCACAGCGGCGCTGGGAGGTGCGGCGCTGGTCGGCAGCCCGGCGGCCGCGAAGGTGACGGCGGACGGGGTACGCGACTCGCCCGTGATCCGGCCGGGCGACGCCCGCTACGAGGACCTGGTGCTGCGCCGGACCAGCGAGCGGTTCTTCCCGCGCCCGGAGGCGTTCCGGCTGCCCACCACGACCGAGCAGGTGGTGCGCGCCGTGGACGGCGCGGTCCGCGCGGGCAAGCGGATCACCGTCCGCAGCGGCGGGCACTGCTACGAGAACTTCGTCGGCGACGGCGCCGAGGTGATCATCGACATGTC
It encodes:
- a CDS encoding response regulator transcription factor encodes the protein MTIRVLLADDQALIRAGFRMIIDAEPGLEVVGEAADGAEAVELCHSGRVDVVLMDIRMPQVDGIEATRRIGADERLAGVRVVVLTTFDDDDNVIYALQAGASGFLGKNVAPGDLVNAVRVVAAGEALLSPRATSGLVSRLIHHILPPARQLPELALLTDREHEILLLVAHGLSNDAIAERLYLSPLTVKTHINRTMAKLDVRDRAQLVVFAYQHRLVRPGDSLPERR
- a CDS encoding sensor histidine kinase; protein product: MCGRWRARYLDRYRGPLTDLVLATVGVLFVLFNGYTAVHPMSMLPSVLCAVLLLARRRYPVQILLAAAALSMVAVVVSRPPDGLFVVAGMLTYATALYSPRRQPWFFALLLWSSIMLAGTLTYVTDWWNTEQFTAFALIVGGAVWGDSVRMRRAYVAEVTERARQAEATREVEARRRVMDERLRIARELHDVVAHHIAVISVHAGAAGHVLRNEPEKVWPVLGHIRTAADTVLDEIKSVVSVLRDPDDLRSTEPAPGVDRLPELLAGLRDTGFPVRFRQRGEPRPLPAVVNLAAYRIVQEALTNAHRHGDGGATLDLEYAADTLSIDVRNRVAGRGGGRPGSGFGLVGMRERAAAAHGTIEAGPAPGGLFRVRAALPTGDQTIDRANPPTAAEVP